One Rhodobacteraceae bacterium M385 genomic region harbors:
- a CDS encoding DUF2125 domain-containing protein has translation MKRLLIGIVVLAGLAIVAWGGGAMLTETAATRWMDDRRADGWVANASDISVGGFPLRFTTLFEDVELADPGTGLAWSVASLEFQQDVFRLDRIAARWPAAQTIASPFERLTVASPDTEDLHLTAMLDVQPTNRFALDAMAAETGALHVTSSEGWETRWQEGTLNVARVEGTDATYDVAALATAMVPPQAWRARLDPAGLLPETIQFAEVRGTATFDAPWDMDAVERARPQVTELDIDDVSMAWGDMLFRATGTLEVTPGGIPEGELSVRAENWAAMVDLASNAGIVPDRIRATAEAMLRVLAGMTGRPENIDATLTFSNGRMFVGPLPIGPAPSLRLR, from the coding sequence ATGAAGCGGCTTTTAATCGGGATTGTGGTTTTGGCGGGTTTGGCGATTGTCGCTTGGGGCGGCGGCGCGATGCTGACCGAAACGGCGGCGACCCGTTGGATGGACGATCGCCGTGCCGATGGGTGGGTGGCAAACGCCTCGGACATCTCGGTCGGCGGCTTCCCGCTTCGGTTCACAACGTTGTTCGAAGATGTAGAGCTGGCAGACCCCGGCACCGGCCTTGCTTGGTCGGTCGCTTCTTTGGAGTTTCAGCAAGATGTTTTCCGTCTAGACCGAATCGCGGCGCGTTGGCCGGCGGCGCAGACCATTGCCTCTCCGTTCGAAAGGTTAACGGTCGCTTCGCCTGACACAGAGGACCTGCACCTGACTGCCATGTTGGATGTGCAACCCACCAACCGCTTCGCATTGGACGCAATGGCTGCCGAAACCGGGGCGTTGCACGTCACCTCTAGCGAGGGGTGGGAAACCCGTTGGCAGGAAGGCACGCTGAACGTGGCGCGGGTTGAGGGAACAGACGCGACCTATGATGTTGCCGCGTTGGCCACCGCGATGGTGCCGCCGCAGGCATGGCGCGCACGCTTGGACCCGGCGGGGCTACTGCCCGAAACGATCCAATTTGCCGAGGTCCGTGGAACGGCTACTTTCGATGCGCCTTGGGACATGGACGCGGTTGAACGCGCCCGTCCACAAGTGACCGAGCTGGACATTGACGATGTCAGCATGGCTTGGGGCGATATGCTGTTTCGCGCCACAGGGACGCTAGAGGTTACCCCCGGCGGCATCCCCGAGGGGGAGCTTTCGGTAAGGGCCGAAAATTGGGCCGCGATGGTCGATCTGGCAAGCAACGCGGGCATCGTACCCGACCGCATTCGCGCCACTGCCGAGGCAATGTTGCGGGTCTTGGCCGGGATGACAGGCCGCCCCGAGAACATCGACGCGACACTGACCTTTTCAAACGGGCGCATGTTTGTCGGCCCATTGCCCATTGGACCTGCCCCAAGCCTGCGCCTGCGTTAG
- a CDS encoding extensin family protein, producing the protein MNLGRVLSVLAIMAVAPGSTWAQTAEVRVITATDLAPGVSSRPAARPGSGIPVPSSVGPGAIETATVGSTVGTVPAAEAPAPERPRGIAGLFRPRGETTTVAGVGGASGGSTLAITQSLRPLFRPEGLEEAGRAAATRNTPGRVAQPGRNTGTLCGVVGLQGEEIESVTGRINGCGIPNAVRLRVVHGVELTTPATINCTAAQSLSEWVLDADEIIGGTGGGMANMRVMASYACRTRNSRPGARLSEHATGNAIDIGGIGLQNGSELSVLGDWRGGNATVMRNLHEAACGTFGTVLGPESDRFHQDHFHFDVASYRSGAYCR; encoded by the coding sequence ATGAACCTCGGTCGCGTTCTATCTGTCTTGGCTATTATGGCAGTCGCGCCCGGTTCGACCTGGGCGCAAACGGCGGAAGTGCGTGTAATTACCGCCACCGACCTTGCGCCTGGCGTATCGAGCAGGCCCGCGGCGCGTCCGGGTAGCGGCATCCCGGTGCCGTCGAGCGTGGGGCCGGGCGCGATTGAAACCGCAACGGTTGGCTCAACCGTCGGCACAGTGCCCGCCGCAGAGGCCCCCGCGCCAGAGCGCCCGCGCGGCATTGCGGGCCTGTTTCGTCCGCGCGGGGAAACCACCACCGTTGCGGGGGTAGGTGGGGCCAGTGGCGGCTCGACCTTGGCGATCACCCAATCACTGCGCCCGCTTTTCCGCCCCGAAGGGCTGGAAGAAGCCGGCCGTGCCGCTGCGACCCGCAACACGCCCGGCCGCGTGGCACAGCCGGGGCGCAACACCGGCACTTTGTGCGGTGTCGTCGGGTTGCAGGGTGAAGAGATCGAATCTGTGACCGGCCGGATCAACGGCTGCGGCATTCCCAATGCGGTGCGTCTGCGTGTCGTCCACGGGGTTGAGCTGACGACGCCCGCCACCATCAACTGCACCGCCGCCCAATCCCTGAGCGAATGGGTGCTGGACGCCGATGAGATCATCGGCGGCACCGGCGGTGGCATGGCGAACATGCGGGTAATGGCGTCTTACGCGTGCCGTACGCGGAACTCTCGACCCGGTGCGCGGCTGTCGGAACATGCCACAGGCAATGCGATTGATATCGGCGGAATTGGCCTGCAAAACGGCAGTGAACTCAGCGTGTTGGGGGATTGGCGCGGCGGCAATGCCACAGTCATGCGCAACCTGCACGAGGCCGCCTGCGGCACTTTCGGCACGGTACTGGGCCCCGAATCAGACCGCTTCCACCAAGACCATTTCCACTTCGACGTGGCCTCTTACAGGTCCGGCGCTTACTGCCGCTAA
- a CDS encoding prephenate/arogenate dehydrogenase family protein, whose translation MSVLYNRVALIGLGLIAGSMAHAMRRAGLAGEIVGTARSAETRAIAAEINLCDRITDTMAEAVAGADLVVLAVPVGAMSAVAAEIAPHLAEGATVTDVGSVKQEVIVAVGPHLPDNVHFVPGHPLAGTEHSGPRSGFAELFDNRYTLLTPVEGTDSAATAKLRALWEGCGALVEEMEADHHDLVLAVTSHTPHLIAYTMVGVADDLRRVTDREVIKYSAAGFRDFTRIAASDPTMWRDVFLSNKEATLEILGRFTEELFALQRAIRKGDGDHLHAYFTRTRAIRRSIIEAGQDTDAPNFGRKVAKKEDKS comes from the coding sequence ATGAGCGTGCTCTACAACCGCGTCGCATTGATCGGGCTTGGCCTGATCGCAGGCTCCATGGCGCACGCCATGCGCCGCGCGGGTCTGGCGGGCGAAATCGTCGGCACCGCGCGGTCTGCTGAAACCCGCGCCATCGCGGCAGAAATCAACCTATGCGACCGGATCACCGACACAATGGCTGAGGCCGTGGCGGGCGCAGACCTTGTGGTGCTGGCCGTGCCTGTGGGGGCCATGTCGGCTGTGGCCGCAGAAATCGCGCCGCATTTGGCCGAGGGCGCGACGGTCACAGATGTCGGATCCGTCAAGCAAGAGGTGATCGTCGCGGTCGGCCCGCATCTGCCGGACAACGTGCATTTCGTGCCCGGCCACCCCCTTGCCGGAACCGAGCATTCCGGCCCCCGTTCGGGCTTTGCCGAGTTGTTCGACAACCGCTACACGCTGCTCACGCCGGTGGAAGGCACTGACTCTGCCGCGACCGCCAAGCTACGCGCCCTATGGGAGGGCTGCGGTGCCTTGGTGGAGGAAATGGAGGCCGACCACCATGATCTGGTGCTGGCCGTCACCTCCCACACACCGCATTTGATCGCTTACACGATGGTCGGTGTGGCGGACGACTTGCGCCGGGTGACGGACCGAGAGGTCATCAAGTATTCCGCCGCAGGCTTCCGGGACTTCACCCGGATTGCCGCTTCAGACCCGACGATGTGGCGAGATGTGTTTTTGTCCAACAAAGAGGCTACACTGGAAATTCTTGGTCGCTTCACCGAGGAATTGTTCGCCCTGCAACGGGCGATCCGCAAAGGGGACGGCGATCATCTGCACGCCTATTTCACGCGCACCCGCGCGATCCGGCGCAGCATTATTGAGGCCGGGCAAGATACCGATGCCCCTAACTTCGGTCGTAAGGTGGCGAAGAAGGAAGACAAGTCATGA
- the hisC gene encoding histidinol-phosphate transaminase: protein MTAPKIAPIRPQPGILDIALYQGGASKIAGHAAPLKLSSNENPFGPSPASVKAMAEAAAMAHRYPSIDHADLRGAIAEIHGLQADNIICGVGSDEVIHFLCQAYAGPGDEVLYTEHGFGMYPIAAKAAGAAPVVVAEDTRCVDVDALIAGITPATRLIFIANPSNPCATLIDSGEIARLADALPDQCLLILDGAYVEFAEGYDGGKSLVEARDNVVMTRTFSKVYGLGGLRVGYGYGPRHVIDTLNRIRGPFNLSAMALAGAEAAVRDVDWVAECLRINAEERVRLVGGLRQLGIACDDSHANFVLARFKDEAAADAADAHLKADGIIVRAPKSYGLPDCLRITVGRPEDNSRVLASLTAMVTA, encoded by the coding sequence ATGACCGCGCCCAAGATCGCCCCCATTCGCCCGCAACCCGGCATCCTCGACATCGCGCTCTATCAGGGCGGAGCTTCGAAGATCGCGGGCCATGCGGCGCCGTTGAAACTCTCCTCGAACGAGAACCCTTTTGGGCCGTCGCCCGCCTCGGTGAAGGCGATGGCAGAGGCGGCGGCAATGGCGCATCGCTACCCCTCCATCGACCACGCGGACTTGCGCGGCGCAATTGCGGAAATCCACGGACTGCAAGCGGACAACATCATCTGCGGCGTCGGCTCCGACGAAGTGATCCACTTCCTGTGCCAAGCCTACGCCGGGCCGGGGGACGAGGTGCTTTATACCGAGCACGGCTTTGGCATGTACCCGATTGCCGCCAAGGCCGCAGGGGCCGCGCCCGTTGTGGTGGCCGAAGACACGCGCTGCGTGGATGTGGACGCGTTGATCGCCGGGATCACGCCCGCCACGCGGTTGATCTTCATCGCCAACCCCTCCAACCCCTGCGCCACGTTGATCGACAGCGGCGAGATTGCGCGCCTTGCTGATGCCTTGCCGGACCAATGCCTATTGATCCTGGATGGGGCCTATGTGGAGTTTGCCGAGGGCTACGACGGCGGAAAATCTCTGGTAGAGGCCCGCGACAACGTCGTGATGACACGTACCTTTTCAAAGGTTTACGGGCTTGGCGGCCTGCGCGTTGGTTATGGCTATGGGCCGCGTCATGTTATTGATACGCTCAACCGTATTCGCGGGCCATTCAACCTAAGCGCCATGGCGCTTGCCGGGGCCGAGGCCGCCGTGCGCGATGTGGATTGGGTCGCGGAATGCCTACGCATCAACGCCGAAGAACGCGTCCGTTTGGTGGGCGGCTTGCGGCAATTGGGCATCGCTTGCGACGATAGCCACGCCAATTTCGTGCTGGCCCGATTCAAGGATGAGGCCGCCGCCGACGCCGCCGACGCGCATCTGAAAGCCGATGGAATCATCGTGCGCGCGCCCAAGTCCTACGGTCTACCCGATTGTTTAAGGATCACCGTGGGACGGCCCGAGGATAACAGCCGCGTGCTGGCGTCCCTCACGGCGATGGTGACGGCATGA
- a CDS encoding primosomal protein N', translated as MDEHFDEGDLVGVLTAEPLDRVLDYKAPAGGCWLGAYVEVPLGPRKVLGVVWGKGRGDWDIAKVRKVNRVLDVAPMRMEMREFLEKSGAYTLTPMSQMLRLATRAPGLSDPPSMRKVYRLGQGAPDRVTPARTRVIETLVEYGGLGFTLKELSDLAGVTSTVVKGLAKQGVVEEVDTPRDAPYLTLDPSLPSKELTDDQAAAAGQLQEGLAARRYGTVLLKGVTGSGKTEVYLEAVAECLRQGRQALVLLPEIALTSEFLTRVKARFGAEPAEWHSGVTMTERRRCWRMVGQGDAQLVVGARSALFLPYRDLGLIVVDEEHDTSYKQDEGASYNARDMAVLRASLNDAQVVLASATPSLESWANAEAGKYTRLNLVSRFGPQDLPEMAAIDMRAEDLPGSSWLSPSLQSAVGARLQAGEQALLFLNRRGYAPVTLCRACGEMVGCDHCDARMVEHRFQKRLICHQCGETKPMPDACPSCEVEGKMAAVGPGVERIAEEAAAAFPDAKAAILSSDLFGSARALKQQIEELAHGDTDLIIGTQLVAKGHNFPRLTLVGVVDADLGLQGSDLRAAERTFQLMRQVAGRAGRADKPGQALLQTFQPEHPVIRAILSGDEEGFWRTEAAEREAAGMPPFGRLAGIVISSTEAAAAFDLGTHLARNDTPIRDVGGIVYGPAPAPIARVRGRHRVRLLVKAPKGVALQPALSRWTHGLKLPGHLRLSIDIDPQNFF; from the coding sequence GTGGACGAGCATTTTGACGAAGGTGATCTGGTGGGGGTTCTGACGGCAGAGCCCTTGGATCGCGTGCTTGATTACAAAGCGCCTGCGGGTGGCTGCTGGCTTGGGGCCTATGTCGAGGTGCCACTGGGGCCGCGCAAGGTGTTGGGTGTGGTCTGGGGGAAAGGGCGTGGCGATTGGGACATCGCCAAGGTGCGCAAGGTAAACCGTGTGCTGGACGTGGCTCCTATGCGTATGGAAATGCGAGAGTTTCTGGAGAAATCCGGCGCTTATACGCTGACGCCGATGTCGCAGATGTTGCGGCTGGCAACGCGCGCGCCGGGCCTGTCGGACCCGCCGTCGATGCGCAAGGTCTACCGTTTGGGCCAAGGCGCGCCGGACCGCGTTACGCCCGCGCGGACCCGCGTGATCGAGACCTTGGTGGAATACGGCGGCCTAGGGTTCACCTTGAAAGAACTCAGCGATCTGGCGGGCGTCACGTCCACGGTCGTGAAGGGGTTGGCGAAACAGGGCGTGGTGGAAGAGGTCGATACCCCCCGCGATGCCCCCTATCTGACGCTGGACCCAAGCCTGCCAAGCAAGGAATTGACCGACGATCAGGCCGCCGCCGCCGGTCAGTTGCAAGAGGGGCTGGCAGCACGGCGCTACGGGACCGTTTTGCTGAAGGGCGTGACCGGATCGGGCAAAACAGAAGTGTATCTGGAAGCCGTCGCGGAATGTCTGCGCCAAGGGCGGCAAGCGCTTGTCTTGTTGCCGGAAATCGCGCTCACGTCCGAGTTCCTGACCCGTGTGAAAGCGCGTTTTGGCGCGGAGCCCGCCGAATGGCACTCTGGCGTGACCATGACCGAGCGCCGCCGCTGTTGGCGCATGGTTGGCCAAGGGGACGCGCAGCTGGTCGTTGGCGCAAGGTCTGCGTTGTTCTTGCCCTACCGCGACCTTGGCTTGATCGTCGTGGATGAGGAACACGACACCTCCTACAAGCAAGATGAAGGGGCCAGCTACAACGCCCGTGATATGGCGGTCTTACGCGCGTCGCTGAACGACGCTCAGGTGGTTCTGGCCTCGGCCACGCCCTCGCTCGAATCATGGGCAAACGCGGAGGCGGGCAAATATACGCGGTTGAACCTCGTGTCCCGCTTTGGGCCGCAGGATTTGCCGGAAATGGCCGCGATCGACATGCGAGCCGAGGATTTGCCGGGCTCATCATGGCTGTCGCCCAGTTTGCAAAGCGCCGTGGGGGCAAGGTTGCAGGCAGGTGAGCAAGCGTTGTTGTTCCTGAATCGTCGCGGCTATGCGCCGGTGACGCTCTGCCGGGCCTGCGGGGAAATGGTCGGCTGCGATCATTGCGACGCGCGGATGGTGGAACACCGCTTTCAGAAGCGCCTAATCTGCCACCAATGCGGTGAGACGAAACCAATGCCCGATGCCTGCCCTTCGTGTGAGGTGGAAGGCAAAATGGCCGCCGTAGGTCCCGGCGTGGAGCGCATCGCAGAGGAAGCCGCCGCCGCGTTCCCCGACGCGAAAGCCGCGATTTTGTCGTCGGACCTGTTTGGCTCTGCCCGTGCGTTAAAGCAGCAGATTGAGGAACTGGCCCACGGGGACACCGATCTGATTATCGGCACGCAATTGGTGGCCAAGGGGCACAACTTTCCCCGGCTGACCTTGGTAGGCGTGGTGGATGCGGATTTGGGCCTGCAAGGCAGCGACTTGCGCGCCGCCGAGCGAACGTTTCAACTGATGCGACAGGTGGCGGGCCGGGCGGGCCGCGCGGACAAGCCGGGGCAGGCATTGTTGCAGACATTTCAACCCGAGCACCCGGTGATCCGAGCGATCCTTTCGGGCGATGAGGAAGGCTTCTGGCGCACCGAAGCCGCCGAGCGGGAAGCGGCGGGAATGCCCCCTTTCGGGCGGCTTGCCGGGATCGTCATCAGCAGCACCGAAGCCGCCGCCGCCTTTGATCTGGGCACTCATTTGGCCCGCAACGACACTCCGATCCGCGATGTGGGCGGCATCGTTTACGGGCCTGCGCCCGCACCCATCGCGCGGGTACGCGGGCGACATCGGGTGCGGCTTCTGGTCAAGGCCCCCAAGGGCGTGGCCCTGCAACCGGCGCTAAGTCGTTGGACGCATGGACTAAAACTTCCCGGACACCTGCGTCTATCCATCGACATCGACCCGCAGAACTTCTTTTGA
- the fsa gene encoding fructose-6-phosphate aldolase has product MKFFVDTADIDAIRELHGLGMVDGVTTNPSLIMKSGRDIKEVTAEICALVDGPVSAETVALDADGMIAEGRELAKIADNITIKVPLTWAGLQACKVLSGEGRMVNVTLCFSANQALLAAKAGATFISPFVGRLDDINIDGMDLIAEIRQIYDNYDFDTEILVASIRTANHMKDAALIGADVATAPPGVIKAMANHVLTDKGLDAFMADWAKTGQSIV; this is encoded by the coding sequence ATGAAATTCTTTGTGGATACCGCCGATATTGATGCAATCCGTGAACTGCACGGCCTTGGCATGGTGGATGGCGTTACAACCAACCCCTCGCTGATCATGAAATCCGGCCGTGACATCAAGGAAGTCACCGCCGAGATTTGTGCTCTCGTCGATGGCCCCGTTTCGGCTGAAACCGTTGCGCTGGACGCTGATGGCATGATCGCCGAGGGCCGCGAGTTGGCTAAGATTGCCGACAACATCACCATCAAAGTGCCGCTCACATGGGCCGGGCTTCAGGCCTGCAAAGTGCTGTCCGGCGAAGGCCGCATGGTTAACGTGACGCTTTGTTTCTCGGCTAATCAGGCGCTTTTGGCGGCCAAAGCTGGCGCGACGTTCATTTCGCCGTTCGTGGGGCGGCTCGATGATATCAACATCGACGGCATGGATCTGATCGCCGAAATTCGCCAGATCTACGACAACTACGATTTCGATACCGAAATCCTTGTGGCGTCCATCCGTACGGCCAATCACATGAAAGACGCCGCCCTGATCGGTGCGGATGTGGCAACGGCCCCTCCCGGTGTCATCAAGGCAATGGCCAACCACGTGCTGACTGACAAGGGCCTTGATGCCTTCATGGCCGACTGGGCCAAGACCGGGCAAAGCATCGTGTAA
- a CDS encoding fasciclin domain-containing protein, producing MSITTKATTVLGAAALTLAGAVAASAQSNPTVGGAPMLAERNIVENAVNSPIHTTLVAAVTEAGLVETLAGPGPFTVFAPTDDAFAALPAGSVEALLEPRNSGRLAQILTCHVVAAEAFSSAIGGMIGDSGGAHPIETVGGCVFTARMSNGRIMIEDEQGRTATVTIADVDQSNGVIHVIDTVLLPSG from the coding sequence ATGTCCATCACGACCAAAGCAACAACGGTCCTCGGCGCCGCCGCCCTCACTCTGGCTGGCGCCGTGGCAGCCTCCGCGCAATCCAATCCCACCGTCGGCGGCGCGCCGATGCTGGCCGAGCGCAACATCGTAGAGAACGCAGTAAACTCTCCGATCCATACCACGCTTGTAGCTGCCGTGACCGAGGCGGGCCTCGTCGAGACACTTGCAGGCCCCGGCCCTTTCACGGTCTTCGCTCCAACCGATGACGCCTTTGCAGCGCTGCCCGCGGGTTCCGTCGAAGCTCTGCTCGAGCCTCGTAACAGCGGTCGCCTGGCCCAGATCCTGACCTGTCATGTTGTGGCGGCCGAGGCGTTCTCATCTGCCATCGGTGGCATGATTGGCGATAGCGGCGGCGCGCATCCGATCGAAACTGTCGGCGGCTGTGTCTTCACGGCCCGTATGTCCAACGGTCGGATCATGATCGAAGACGAGCAGGGTCGCACGGCTACGGTGACGATCGCCGATGTCGACCAGTCCAATGGCGTAATCCACGTCATCGACACCGTGCTGTTGCCCTCTGGCTAG
- the msrB gene encoding peptide-methionine (R)-S-oxide reductase MsrB, with amino-acid sequence MHRRAFLIATTAAATLGAMVRPGAATSLAEGPFEITRTEAEWRSLLSDAEYAILREAETERAYTSPLNDENRAGNFLCGGCNLPVYAAEHKFDSGTGWPSFTQALPNAIGTMEDRSSIFQVRTECHCRRCGSHLGHVFDDGPAPTGMRHCINGLALNFRPA; translated from the coding sequence ATGCACCGTCGCGCTTTTCTAATCGCTACCACCGCCGCCGCCACATTGGGCGCAATGGTGCGCCCCGGCGCTGCCACGTCCCTTGCCGAAGGCCCGTTTGAAATCACCCGAACCGAGGCAGAATGGCGCAGTCTACTGAGCGATGCGGAATATGCCATCCTGCGCGAGGCGGAAACGGAACGCGCCTATACCAGCCCCCTGAACGACGAAAACCGCGCGGGCAACTTCCTGTGTGGCGGCTGTAATCTGCCAGTCTATGCCGCCGAACATAAGTTCGACAGCGGCACCGGTTGGCCCAGTTTTACCCAAGCCTTGCCCAATGCCATTGGCACGATGGAAGACCGCAGCTCGATCTTCCAGGTTCGGACCGAGTGCCACTGCCGCCGCTGCGGCAGCCACCTTGGTCATGTTTTTGACGATGGCCCCGCCCCCACGGGCATGCGCCATTGCATCAACGGACTTGCCCTAAACTTCAGACCCGCCTGA
- a CDS encoding DUF484 family protein, translated as MSGPDSDWRDRALADPELILEDRDLMRALIAANDRQMGGNIVDMRGIAMERLQNRLDRLEDTHRSVIAAAYENLAGTNQIHRSIIRMLDAKEFTEFLTLLGTDIASILRVDRVRLVLESAEATETEAPKVQKLEDVLTVVAPGFVKDYVTGGRDVPHRQVSLRQVGGDAERIFGEASRWIHSEACLTLDLGEGRLPGLLVMGAEDPHQFRPSQGTDLLTFFAGAFERLMRGWLD; from the coding sequence GTGAGTGGACCTGATTCTGACTGGCGCGACCGGGCGCTGGCGGACCCTGAACTGATCCTCGAAGATCGCGATTTGATGCGCGCGTTGATCGCCGCCAATGACCGCCAGATGGGCGGAAATATCGTCGATATGCGCGGTATTGCGATGGAACGCTTGCAAAATCGCTTGGATCGGCTGGAAGACACGCACCGCTCTGTCATTGCGGCGGCTTACGAAAACCTTGCGGGCACCAACCAAATCCACCGCTCCATTATCCGCATGTTGGACGCCAAGGAGTTCACCGAATTTCTGACGCTTCTGGGCACCGATATCGCCAGCATTCTGCGCGTGGACCGGGTGCGTTTGGTGTTGGAAAGCGCCGAGGCAACCGAGACTGAAGCCCCCAAGGTGCAGAAGTTGGAAGACGTGTTGACGGTCGTGGCCCCCGGCTTCGTCAAAGATTACGTCACCGGAGGGCGCGACGTGCCCCACCGCCAGGTCAGCCTGCGGCAAGTGGGCGGCGATGCGGAGCGTATTTTCGGAGAAGCCTCGCGGTGGATTCACTCCGAAGCGTGCCTGACACTTGATCTGGGCGAAGGTCGCCTGCCCGGCCTTTTGGTCATGGGCGCCGAAGACCCGCATCAGTTCCGCCCCTCCCAAGGGACTGATTTGCTGACCTTCTTTGCAGGTGCCTTTGAGCGCCTCATGCGCGGCTGGCTCGATTGA
- a CDS encoding tyrosine recombinase XerC, with protein sequence MSLSLTPAVRDLLDAWLTHLRGVRGRAEATLTAYAADVGEFLAFQADHLGGAPGPAGLRGLQTRDLRAWMAAQRARDVGARSLARRLSAVKAFYKWWADRDGFDATAVLSMRAPKHIRRLPRPLTEGGAKDMISGVADQDDRDWVQARDMAVVTLLYGCGLRISEALGLDAAHAQLPGVLRITGKGGKEREVPVLPAAQEATAKYARLCPHDLAPGTPLFRAIRGGALGPRAVALVMEKTRMQLGLPATATPHAMRHSFATHLLDAGGDLRAIQELLGHASLSTTQAYTAVDTARLMEVYNAAHPKA encoded by the coding sequence TTGAGCCTGTCCCTGACCCCAGCGGTCCGGGACTTGCTGGACGCATGGCTAACCCACCTGCGCGGCGTGCGCGGGCGGGCTGAGGCCACGTTGACGGCCTATGCAGCCGATGTTGGGGAATTCCTGGCCTTTCAGGCCGACCATCTGGGCGGTGCCCCCGGCCCCGCGGGGCTGCGTGGACTACAGACGCGCGATTTGCGGGCTTGGATGGCGGCACAGCGGGCCCGAGATGTGGGCGCGAGGTCTCTGGCGCGGCGTTTGTCGGCCGTGAAGGCGTTCTACAAATGGTGGGCAGATCGTGACGGCTTTGATGCCACTGCCGTTTTATCCATGCGCGCACCCAAACACATCCGCCGCCTGCCCCGCCCCCTGACGGAAGGCGGCGCGAAGGACATGATCTCCGGCGTTGCGGATCAGGACGACCGTGATTGGGTGCAGGCCCGAGATATGGCTGTGGTAACGCTGCTATACGGCTGCGGCTTGCGGATTTCCGAGGCGCTTGGCCTTGACGCCGCCCACGCACAATTGCCCGGCGTGTTGCGCATCACCGGCAAGGGCGGAAAAGAGCGGGAGGTGCCAGTGTTGCCTGCCGCCCAAGAGGCCACGGCGAAATATGCCCGCCTTTGCCCCCATGATCTTGCCCCCGGAACACCCTTGTTTCGCGCAATCCGAGGAGGGGCCCTTGGCCCCCGCGCCGTTGCTTTGGTGATGGAGAAGACACGGATGCAGCTTGGCCTGCCCGCCACCGCCACGCCCCATGCGATGCGCCATTCCTTTGCCACCCATCTGCTGGATGCGGGCGGCGACCTGCGGGCCATTCAGGAACTTCTGGGCCATGCCTCCCTTTCCACGACGCAAGCCTACACGGCCGTGGATACAGCACGCCTGATGGAGGTCTACAACGCCGCGCATCCCAAGGCGTGA
- a CDS encoding phosphatidylcholine synthase: protein MRFRAYSVHLFTAAGASLAMLALLEAAQQDWAMMTIWLTVAFIVDGIDGPLARRYDVTTNAPVIDGVLLDLIIDFLTYVMIPAYAIYGSGLLPGWPGWLVVLLIPFASSLYFADTRMKTADKSFRGFPGCWNMVALATLVIVPPPPVILGIVLVLSAAQFLNLKFVHPVRTARWRYVSLPVALVWVSSIAYAAWTDFASNPVLTAVVTVTSVYLLAAGIAQQIIYDRGYAR from the coding sequence ATGCGATTTAGAGCTTACTCCGTACATTTGTTTACCGCCGCCGGGGCATCCCTTGCGATGCTGGCGCTTTTGGAAGCCGCCCAACAAGATTGGGCGATGATGACGATCTGGCTGACTGTGGCCTTCATCGTCGATGGCATCGACGGCCCCCTGGCACGGCGCTACGACGTGACGACCAACGCGCCCGTAATTGACGGCGTGCTTCTGGATCTGATCATCGACTTCCTTACCTATGTGATGATCCCCGCCTACGCGATTTATGGCTCGGGCCTGTTGCCGGGCTGGCCGGGCTGGCTTGTGGTGCTGCTGATCCCCTTCGCCTCATCGCTTTATTTTGCCGATACGCGGATGAAAACGGCGGACAAATCGTTCCGAGGGTTTCCGGGATGCTGGAACATGGTGGCCTTGGCCACGCTGGTGATCGTGCCGCCCCCGCCGGTGATCCTTGGCATCGTTCTGGTGCTGTCGGCGGCGCAATTCCTGAACCTGAAGTTTGTCCATCCCGTGCGCACCGCACGCTGGCGCTACGTGTCGCTGCCCGTCGCGCTGGTTTGGGTATCGTCGATCGCCTACGCCGCATGGACCGATTTCGCATCTAACCCGGTTTTGACGGCAGTGGTCACGGTCACATCTGTGTACCTGCTGGCCGCAGGCATCGCGCAACAGATCATCTACGATCGCGGCTACGCGAGGTAA